The sequence below is a genomic window from Myxococcus xanthus.
CTTGCCGTAGCCGTACAGTTCAGCGGTGTCCACGTGCGTCATTCCCAGGTCCAACCCGGCGCGAAGGGCGCGGATGGCGCCTGCCCGGTCATCCTCCTCCATCTGCCAGGTCCCCTGGCCCAGGACGGGCACGGACACCCGTGTGCTTCCGAATGGACGCTGCTCCATGGCACTCCCCCTGATTCGGCGTATGACTTGCTTCGAGAGGATTAATACCGCTTCAACGCACACGCAGGCGTCCGGTGCGCAGGTTGGAAGCTCGCGTTAGTCTCCGCCGGTGTCTTCCCCCGCGAACGATTCGAAAAGCAGTGCCTCCCCTGGCGTCACCGTCCGGCGACTGCTGAAGCTGGCGCGCCCCGAACTGCTGCCCCTGGCCGCGGGCACCCTCTTCCTCCTCATCAGCAGCGGAGCCACGCTGGCCTATCCCCGCGCCATTGGCGACCTGGTGGACCAGGCCCTCACCGCGCGCGACCGGTATGTGGTGGACCGGCTCGCGATGCTGATGCTCGCCGTGTTCACGGTGCAGGGCATCGCCATGGCGCTGCGCATCTACCTCTTCACCAACGCCGGCGAACGCGTGGTGTCGCGGCTGCGCAAGGACCTCTTCCGCGCCCTGCTGTCCCAGGAGGTGGGCTTCTTCGATTCGCGCCGCACGGGCGAGCTCACCAGCCGGCTCTCCTCGGACACCACCGTCCTGCAGACCACCGTCACGGCCAACGTGTCCATGATGCTGCGCTACGTCGTCACGGCCCTGGGCGGCGTGGGCCTGCTGCTCTACACGTCCGTCCAGCTCACGCTGGTGATGCTGGCCGTCATCCCGCCCGTGGCCATTGGCGGCGTGTTCTACGGGCGCCGGGTCCGGGTGATTTCCCGTCAGGCCCAGGACGCGCTCGCCGCCAGCGGCGAGGTGGCCGAGGAAGACCTGTCCGGCATCCGCACCGTGCGCTCCTTCGCCGCGGAGCGGCACGAGGTGGAGCGCTACAGCGTCGCCGTGGAGCGCTCCTTCACGCTGGCGAAGAAGCGCGCGCTCCAGACCTCCGTCTTCATGGGCGTGGCCTCCATCGCGGGGTATGGCTCCATCGCCGCGGTGCTCTGGTACGGAGGCCGGCTGGTGGTGGAAGGCGGCCTCTCCGTGGGCGAGCTCACCTCGTTCCTCATCTACACCATGCTGGTGGCCTTCTCGTTCAGCGGCATCGCGGAGCTGTGGGCGGACTTCATGCGCGCCAGTGGCGCCGCCGAGCGCGTCTTCGAACTGCTGGACCGCAAGCCCGCCATCGGCGCTGGCGGCGAGCAGCTGACCGACCTGCGCGGGCACGTGCAGTTCCGCGGCGTGCACTTCGCCTACCCCAGCCGTCCCGACGTGCCGGTGCTCCAGGGCCTGGACCTGGAGCTGCGGCCGGGCGAGGTGGTGGCGGTGGTGGGCCCCTCCGGCGCGGGCAAGTCCACGCTGGCCTCCCTGCTGTCGCGCTTCTACGACCCGCAGAACGGCGAGGTGCTGCTGGACGGCCATCCGCTCACCGCCCTGGAGCCGGAGTGGCTGC
It includes:
- a CDS encoding ABC transporter ATP-binding protein, with the translated sequence MSSPANDSKSSASPGVTVRRLLKLARPELLPLAAGTLFLLISSGATLAYPRAIGDLVDQALTARDRYVVDRLAMLMLAVFTVQGIAMALRIYLFTNAGERVVSRLRKDLFRALLSQEVGFFDSRRTGELTSRLSSDTTVLQTTVTANVSMMLRYVVTALGGVGLLLYTSVQLTLVMLAVIPPVAIGGVFYGRRVRVISRQAQDALAASGEVAEEDLSGIRTVRSFAAERHEVERYSVAVERSFTLAKKRALQTSVFMGVASIAGYGSIAAVLWYGGRLVVEGGLSVGELTSFLIYTMLVAFSFSGIAELWADFMRASGAAERVFELLDRKPAIGAGGEQLTDLRGHVQFRGVHFAYPSRPDVPVLQGLDLELRPGEVVAVVGPSGAGKSTLASLLSRFYDPQNGEVLLDGHPLTALEPEWLRRNIGMVAQEPQLFSCSIADNIRYGRPGATDAQVEEAARAANAHAYIERFPEGYGTQVGERGVQLSGGQKQRVAIARAVLKDPRLLILDEATSALDAESEHLVKDALERLMKGRTTLIIAHRLSTVANADRVLVLDGGVVIQSGTHASLMSQEGLYRRLVERQFVAA